Proteins from a single region of Bacteroidales bacterium:
- a CDS encoding AhpC/TSA family protein, with the protein MKNFLPIVLVLFIIQACGSGSNQFSIEGNLDNANNERLYLLELKTDGVNKVDSVQLDQDGEFEFEGYTEVAKFFLVRTSPQNSVTLVVEPDNHITLKGDAQNMGNDYKVSGSEGSREIMKLRKRLESTIASLDSLGQIYQNNPDQETQDDLKNRLNKESRKIVQDQKEYTKDFIDRNINSLASLMALYQQIGPRSYVLNPQQDFAYFEKVDSALMANYPNSEPVKSLHSQVEEMKKKMEADNAASERLGVGKEAPEIALPNPEGDTVRLSSLRGDYVLLDFWAAWCKPCRVENPNLVETYKKFKDEDFEIYQVSLDKSRSDWLNAIEKDELGDWYHVSDLEFWNSRAAQKYNIRSIPASFLLNKQGEIIAKNLRGDDLPAKLNEIFSDQ; encoded by the coding sequence ATGAAAAATTTTTTGCCCATTGTATTAGTTTTATTTATTATTCAGGCGTGCGGTTCCGGTTCCAACCAATTTTCGATAGAAGGTAATCTGGATAACGCCAATAATGAGAGGTTGTATCTGTTGGAACTGAAAACAGACGGTGTCAACAAAGTGGATTCTGTGCAGCTTGACCAGGATGGAGAATTTGAGTTCGAAGGATATACGGAGGTCGCCAAATTTTTCCTTGTACGGACTTCTCCACAAAATTCGGTAACGCTTGTGGTTGAACCTGATAATCATATAACCCTTAAAGGGGATGCTCAGAATATGGGCAATGATTATAAGGTTAGTGGATCGGAGGGCTCCCGGGAGATCATGAAATTACGCAAAAGGCTGGAATCGACTATTGCCAGTCTTGATTCCCTGGGTCAGATCTATCAGAATAACCCCGACCAGGAAACGCAGGATGATCTGAAAAACCGACTCAATAAGGAATCCAGGAAGATTGTGCAGGATCAGAAAGAATATACCAAAGACTTTATCGATCGCAACATCAATTCGCTGGCCAGCCTGATGGCGCTTTATCAGCAGATAGGTCCCAGAAGCTATGTGTTGAATCCGCAGCAGGATTTTGCTTATTTTGAAAAGGTTGATTCTGCTCTGATGGCCAACTACCCCAATTCTGAACCTGTTAAGTCCCTACATTCGCAGGTTGAAGAAATGAAAAAAAAGATGGAAGCCGATAATGCAGCCTCGGAACGACTGGGTGTGGGCAAGGAAGCACCTGAAATTGCTCTGCCCAATCCTGAGGGAGATACCGTGAGATTGTCTTCATTGCGCGGCGATTATGTTTTGCTGGATTTCTGGGCTGCCTGGTGTAAACCCTGCCGTGTGGAAAATCCCAACCTCGTTGAAACGTATAAAAAATTTAAGGATGAAGACTTTGAAATTTATCAGGTATCTCTGGATAAGAGCCGCTCGGACTGGTTGAACGCCATTGAAAAAGATGAACTGGGTGACTGGTATCATGTGAGCGATCTTGAATTCTGGAATTCCAGGGCTGCGCAAAAGTATAACATCAGAAGCATTCCGGCTAGCTTTCTGCTGAACAAACAAGGGGAAATTATAGCCAAAAACTTGAGGGGAGATGATTTACCTGCCAAATTGAATGAGATATTCTCCGATCAGTGA